A window from Felis catus isolate Fca126 chromosome B1, F.catus_Fca126_mat1.0, whole genome shotgun sequence encodes these proteins:
- the LOC109498746 gene encoding 40S ribosomal protein S29-like has translation MGHQQLYWSHPRKFGQGSRSCRVCSNRHGLIRKYGLNMCRQCFRQHAKDIGFIKLD, from the coding sequence ATGGGTCACCAGCAACTCTACTGGAGCCATCCGAGGAAATTTGGCCAGGGTTCTCGTTCTTGCCGCGTCTGCTCAAACCGGCACGGTCTGATCCGGAAATACGGCCTCAACATGTGCCGCCAGTGTTTCCGTCAACACGCGAAGGATATAGGCTTCATTAAGTTGGATTAA